Genomic DNA from Solanum dulcamara chromosome 4, daSolDulc1.2, whole genome shotgun sequence:
GCCACTTGGTGTGGCCCCTGCCAGATGGTTCACCGGGTAATTGATGAGATTGCAGCTGAGTATTCAGGGAGACTAAAATGCTATGTACTCGATGCAGATAGTGAATCAAAAGTTGCTGAGAACTATGATATCAAGGCTGTCCCTGTGGTCTTACTGTTCAAGAATGGGGAGAAATTTGAGTCTGTTATCGGAACAATGCCCAAGGAGTTCTATGTGGCAGCCATTGAAAGGCTTCTATCTTCATAGATGTGGTTCCCTCCATTAATGAGAACGTCATGGTAGCATATCAAGTTCAAGGCACAAATTGGATAACTCTCTACTTCCATTTAAAAATTCTCTTCCCCACTAGTGCGTTGTAATTGCATTTTCCTTTTCTATGAATCATTGGCTcattttcttcaacattgaCTGCTCTCCATGAAAGCACTTCCTGCTTCTTCACaatgaaatttgtatagggTCGGTGAACTTGTGAATAATGACTACATTAGTTTACTAATGATGTTCTGTTTCCTGAcgtgtttttgttgttgtgaCTAGTGACTAGCCTTGAGCTTTCTTGAGATGAATATTAGTAGTAATATTTTGAAATCCTTATAAACGCCTTATGATATGTGTACGTGTATCTCTGCGGCCAGAAACTATGAAGCATTATAGAGCTTCCTACCGAATTGTAGCAGTTGCTTGCCTCGGGGCTTACAACTCTCACGTGGACAAAAAATGGGTGTTCAATTGAAGGAGGATAGAGGAGGTGTTCTTATCCTACTAGTTTTGAACCGTGTACCACTGTAGCTTAGAGCTTTCTTTGTTCtcccctaaaaataaaactgtAGCACGACGCAGGAAGAGTAATTTGTATCTAGAGAAAGGATTAAATGTGCCCTTATACTAAGCCAAAATGGAGTAATTTCGTACCTTATGTTAAACTTTGGGAATCTTATCCACACTATTAGGATATGGTTTTTGGCTTTTCACTTCCATGGAGCTCATAGCTCGCCCTTACTTAGGTTGCCTTCCTAAGCTAACCTTCTATACCATGTTTTTATATGTCATTAGGAGTAAGTTTGCGTAATCTGCAATCCaagaaaataagttttttttcactattagagaaaaaaaaactttgtgGATGCATGGGCAACACTGGcctaatttgaaatataatggaatgtaatttaaatttatagtcAAACGTAGAAgaataatttagaatatttttactTGAAGTACTTAGACACATGATACCTACACAAATACAAGACGATTTGCTAACGGCAAGTGTATAAGTGAATCCAAAGTATAACATATGATAAAATTGACCATTTTTGGAGAATTTCCTTTATGTCTAATATCATTTTAAAGAGCTGTCACTAAATTACcgaattttatttcttaatcaTAGTTAACTTATTGTTACTTTTATCTTGTTTTGTTACTTAACTGTGGTTGAGTCAACAGTCTGTGCTGAATGCTTACTCCAAATAGCACAATTTATTATGATCAATTCATAAAATTGGTGTGATAATATGAGTTATcgtaattaattatgattaagcAATATCAACATGTATAAAGACTAATATTATGTATTCATTAGATTAACGTTTGAATTAGGTGTGAATAACTTTTTATGAATGCATGTTTAAtgacaaattttaaaataatgaaaattaaCTGTAATCACAAacaaatatgatgaaataacgTTGTGTTTTTTAGAACTTTAGTAGCATATTTTTCGAACATAGAATGTTATGGATCTTTTTGTGATATAGTTGATCATCGAATAGGCTTGAGATAGgcaatatttgatattttgatttttttgtgaATATCTAAGATTTATGAGATATTCGAGAATGAATATTTAATACCTTaatctctttatgaatattcAGAAATTTATGTATATGCAAAATTCCTTTTCAAGATAATGTGTCCGGTCTGAGTTAGGATGTAGGATAAAGTAATTTTCAAGAAATCGGACTTTAAATTTGAAGATGAATTGGACTGTctgtaaaatataaatatataccatttaacttagCATCAAATGACATATATACCCTTTAATATTGGAGTTATTCAAATAGATACAtaagtttataaaaaaattgaactagCGGAGACACGTGCCAACTGCCAACCGAGTCAAAATATGTTAGATGTATTTACAAGCTGAATGTCGGTTTAGTAATATAAACCGCAACAGTAAAGCAGCGGCCCATATTCCAAGTCCAATGTGTGCCTATTTCTCATGAAGAATTTGCAAGTGTAGTGAAGACTCAAAAACAGTGTCTTTGGGGTTTCGTACTGAGAAGAATCAGCATCTCTAATTTGCAGCTTATCGATTCTCTCGTATTCAGGTACTCTCTCCCCTCTCATATACGTATTTGCTAATTATATGTAGGGTTTCCGTATTTGAATTGCATCCCACTTTGTGGGATCTCACCGGATGTGTTGTTATTGTATGCGCAAACacaaaatcataaaagaactcTTTTGGTAACGTTATTTTCTTGGATACCCTTGAATTTAACCATTAGCGAATTCAAAAGCTTCTAGTTATACTTGGGAAAATACTGTTTAATTGTCCGGATTGTTGGAATTACCTTAATAAGAGCCAGGTGGAATCATGAGATTCATATAGTTGATCCGAAACTAGTTTGGGATTGGTGTTTAGTTTATTGTTGGAATTtctatttattcattttgtctTTTGATCAGATCAGTTTTTGCTGCTGCAGgaaaattttctattttactCTGGAAATTCTTCAGTTTTTTGGCTGGCTTTTACTTAGTATTTGATGTTTGGGGAATTCAAGAtgggtctttttttttttctttgtagcactttaaaaaaaaaaaactaattttgaAGAAACTTGGGACACCAAAAGCTAGATCTCAAGGCTATATAAATCCATCATTTCAATCAATGGTTCTCATGTGGGTTCCAAGTCCCATAATCCATTATGTACTGAGAACTAGAGAGCCCATTGCTAATCTGTTCTAGCTTTTACATTGCTGAAAATCGTTATTGTTTTTCGTCCTGAGTAAGTTGTGATGACTGCTTGTGAATTTATTATTCTTGAGTCTGCTTCAGTATTAATGAAATGTTTGGAAATACTTCTATTTGGATGGAATGTTGTATTTAGTGATTCATCTAGCTTGTTGGTCCTCGCTCATTTTGTTGGCCATATACAGGTAGCCAGGGACTACACAATCATTAGCTGAAACACTGATGGAGCTTCCTCCTACATCATCTTTTGGATTGTCATCAGAGTCCTTGGAACAAAGTGGGAAGCTGATGGCAAACACAAATGCGAAAGCACTAGCAACTTTCTCCCTGCAAAGCCCAAATTCTTCACAGGGACCGGTGGCAATTCTTTGGGACATTGAGAACTGTCCTGTTCCAAGTGATGTACGCCCTGAGGATGTAGCTAGCAACATCAGAATGACTCTGCGGGTCCATCCTGTGATCAAAGGAGCAGTTACACTGTTTTCTGCCTATGGAGATTTTAATGCTTTCCCGAGACGATTAAGGGAGGGTTGCCAGAGAACTGGTGTTAAACTTATAGATGTCCCCAATGGAAGAAAGGATGCAGCTGACAAGGCCATCTTGGTTGACATGTTTCTTTTTGCTCTTGACAATCCTCCACCCTCGTCCATTATGCTAATATCAGGAGATGTTGATTTTGCTCCTGCACTTCACATTCTTGGTCAACGTGGATACACTGTGATCCTTGTCATTCCTGCAGGGGTTGGTGTTTCGTCTGCTCTATGTAATGCAGGGAGGTTTGTATGGGACTGGCCAAGTGTCGTTCGAGGCGAAGGTTTTGTGCCTCCTGCAAAGGCCTTAATGCCTTGTCGTGGTGGTGTCTCAGACATTACTGGGATTCTAATGGGGTGTTGCCAGATTAATGACAACCCAGATGGTCAGCGTGAAGATGAAGCAATACTGTATAGGGGCCTCTCACAAAGCTACTATAATGCAAGGGAATTCTCAATGATATCACATTCTCTGGCTGAATGTAATACCACTGCAGTTTCCATGCCATGTTATCCTACAGGTATGAGAGCTCATAATCTTCCATCTGGTTTAATAGTTTCAGCTGGATGTCCATCTTCACATGACCAGAGTGACTTGACATGGGTGCAGCCTGGGGATATAAATGGTTTGACGGGGCAGCTGGTGAagttgcttgaattatctggcgGCTGTTTGCCTCTTACACGTGTTCCTGCAGAATACCAGAAAATTTATGGGAGGCCTCTTTACATTTCTGAATATGGTGCAGCTAAGCTCGTGAATCTTCTCAAGAAGATGAGTGATGCAATTTCTGTCGGGGGGAAAGGCAAAAAGAAGTTTGTCTACCTCCATAATTTATGTGCTGTACCAAGTGCTCCCCCCTTAACAATATTAAAAAGAGATAACAAAGGAAAAGGAACACAAGAGGGAAATGCCGATATTGTGACTGGGGTTGGATCTTCAGATGAGTTCTCTGATGATGAAAGAGGACTCATAAAAGAGCATGGGGAGAGCTGTGAGAAATCTAATATGGGTGCAATAGTTGAAAAAAACCTTgaaaatttcaagtatgaacttCAAGAAATACTTGTTAGCTACTCTTGCCGGATTTTTCTTGGTTGTTTTGAGGCAATATATCAACAAAGGTACAAGAGGCAATTAGACTACGAGGGCTTTGGAGTGGTTGAACTTGAGCAGCTACTAGCAAAGGTGAAAGATGTCGTGATTGTGCAAGAGGATCCAGTTAACAAGAGGAAGTTTCTGGCTGCTGTTGGTGCCTAGAAGTGATTGCCGTTTATTTCTTGACTATTTACTATCTTAACTTCCTCGGGACTTATGCTGAGGTATTTGTTGTTGCCACTTTGTCCTTgtcattttttgtttttgttttctctTCATTATGACAAAGAAAAGCTGAAGTCATGTTTGTCATTTCTTCTTCATCATGACTTAGTTTGTTGACTTTGTTCTATAATGTCAGAAGTTCCTATGTAACACCAGAACAACGGGagatttatttgtatatttgtcTCTTGTTGCTTTCATCTAAATACATTCTAGAAGGTGTACATTATTCAAGCTAGTTTGCGCAGGTGTGTTTTCCCTCTTCATGGTACATGTCAATAATGGGCAAGATTGTATATAACTTGGATCTGAATTCTGCTTCTAAATTCAGTGTGATGCCTATCTCTTCCCCATTTCTTACCTAAGTCTATGGAATTAGCCATAGTTTTCCATAAGTGTTTTTGCTTTGGGAAAACACACTATGAGCCTGTTTGGATCGActcattttaagtgtttttaagtcaaaataacttttaagcACTTTTGGAGTGTTTGGGTAAATTaaagtgcttataagcacttAGTTTTCagctaaaatgataaaaataagccAAAATTCATTGCAGGATTttggcttataagtcaaaagctaaaagccaatccaaacaggctctataGCTCATCTCATGGTTCTTCAAAACTCTTTGCCGCAAAGAGACCATTTTCAAAGGTTAAGCAATCTGATTGTCCGATTTGACTGAGCTTCTGTCCTCATTTTACTTGAAGAGCTTTTCTtagatattatattattttgttgttatttttttagaCAGATGAGAATGATCTCTTTCCAGTTTGTTTGAGTCAATTTGGTGGGAGTAGTGACAGTCCTACCCTTTTGTCAAGGCTTTTAAGCTTAGCAGGGGAAAAGAGACGAGAACCGTATCTAGTTTGCTCCAAAAagtttttggtaattttttaaGTAACTTATCAGTCTATATGCTGACACTTACTGAAGTTATTCTTTTCTTTCTAATATGCGGATCTAGCTAGTTGCATTAAGCTGCTCCTCTCAGGTAGTTTCCATATGTTGAGAGTTCAATGAAAATGGAGATACCAAATCAATTAGCAACATTTTCGAGACATATTAATCCATAgttccattttttattttttacatttaATTTCTGAGCACTATGAATTCAGTTGTTAGGGAGAGAAGCAAGCTTCCATGTCAGAAAGCATTGTATGCTGGCCATGTGTCTGAATTACAGATGCTTGCCAAATTTATATGTCCCGGCATAACTTATTGCTAATGTGAAattcttagtattactttttgGTGCTTATTTCTTAGTTATATCCTTGTTGCGTATCTTATTCCTATGTGGGATTTTTTGCGTTACTTTTTAGTGCTGCTTTCATAGTTAACATCTAACTATATGGCATTTCCAGCTTAAGCCTTGTCGCATTGgagggatgttgaagttagaGAAGGCCCCGTCTCCATGCAAAAGCTCCCACAATGGTGTCAATTATGGTAGTTCAGTCTTGCAAAAGTTGAATCATTTTTGCCACttctttcaatttgtttatgGTTTGTGTACCATATTGAGGCTCCTGCAGAAGTCTGATGGCAAAGATAGTAAACTTCCGATTGGATAATAAGGGATAAAGTATACAGGTCCCAAATGTGATTGATAGCCTTATTTTACTGTTATCCCAAATGAACTTCAGGTGCAAGTTGGAGGCAGCTATAAAGGATTGAATCTGGTCGTGTGAACATCTAAATGGATGGAGATGCGCAACGAGCATAACTGTAACAAGACTTAGTTGGACATCAGCATCAACAGCATATAGTCATAGGGTCCATATGATCATGTCATAGGCAGTAACTTGAACAGTCGGTCAAGGACTTGAGTCATATGGTTGCATGCGCTTTGATGTTGCTTCTTGAGGTGTGAAGTTTGTCATGGAACTCCAACTGTTTTCACCCTTTGGATTGTTTCATTCTGCGGAGAATGGTGGCAATAGTTTAATCACATAGTTTGGGTATTTAAGCTAGACGTGGGCTAGGAGCACTTGCTCCATGTAACAGATGCTTGCCACATGCAGAAGCATCATAGAGAGGGTTTCGAAAGAAAATTCTTTCCGAAGGTTCTGGTTTTTCAAGGAACGTGGTTTTAACAGCTTCTGTTGTTGTTTGTCAATGTTAGCTTGGAGCTATTTGTTTGCTTCTATGTGATTTGTTCTGTAAGGCGGACTATGCTGTATATTTGATTGGAAGGATTGTTGTATCTCCCTTGCAGATGTTCATTTGTCAGCAAATTTTCATATGGTCTGTATTTCTTGAACATTAAACTGGTTTCTTCTTTCCTCCTCCCATTGCAAGTTTATTATGTACAACTTATGCAACACCCCTCCTTGTTCAGGCAAGGCTTGAGAAACCTTTTTCTATACCCATGTTTGACTGTATAATACTAATGGCTTATTTGTTAGCTTCATGttgatcttttttattttattctgtTTAAAACATTTGGCCTATTACCTGTCGGAATTGTAAGGTATTTTAGTTCAAGTTTTGAACTTCAATTTTCTTCTTGTCGACCGTGGAGTGACCATAATACTCTTTATGTGCAACAACATAACAGATATCTTGTAGAGAAATCACTCTTAAAAGAGTTTTTGTTCTTGACTGATGTCAATACTCAGTACACACCAGCTTAAAGCTATCAGTATGAAGCCAACTTAtggatagaaaaaaaaaaagatggaaGGGAAGACAAATGAACGAAGAAATCAACATTGGCAACAATTAATGAAGAAATCAAATTGCACTTTGAAAATGTGATAAGCAGCAAGCTTGGCAAAATGTATCTAACCCACATCATCACTAATGTAAATGTTTAACTAATGTCAACAGCTGTTAgataaaagctttcttttatTTCCAGATTAGCCGCGAAAGCCGCAACTTCTTCTGATGTTGGAAACATACAAGTAAAGAGAGCACAAGCCAACAAGTTCACAGTCCAATAACTTACAAGAAATAACAGCCCCGTAAAGTGCTAAAGAATGTTAAACacaacaaaccaaaccaaaGAGAAAAGGAAAACTAAAGTTGTTCGTTACTACCTCtccaaaaaaattcatggaggaaaaagAATACAACTCTTATAGCCACTGGCTGCTTTGCAAGGAAAAAGTCGAACTGAAGCAAAACTTCATGGACCTATGGATTACAGCCTTTGGATTGTGTGCTCGTGCTGCTCATCAATGTCAGGATGGTGAAGTCAGTAACCTTAAAACTCTGATATGTAATGGCTTTACAGTTAAAATCTGCACAAGAGATAGTCAACAATCTTAAGGGTGGAGGGTTGGGTCTATTACCGACTGAGTTTGAACGATCATCAGCTGGCCCTCGGGGATTCTTCGgttataaaaaaagaagttacTTAACAGTCAAAGCAGTGATCTCAAATAGCTGGTACATTAGAGTGGAGACTGGGGAGGACTGGTTTCAACTAGGAAGCTCCTGCTACAATAGGACCTCGACGTACTTGACGAAGAAGCTAGACACCTTCCATCACCACTGTGAAATATTCCCTCACCTTTGTGCAGCCTAGACCTACTTGTTCTTCCCCTTCCTTCAATCTCATCGTAGTCTTCATCATCCATGGATTCAACAAAGCCACTGTGCATTGGGTCTGCACACTCATACAAAAGCCTAAGGACCTGCTTGATTGAAGGCCGAGCCCGTCCTTCTCTCTGAGTACACCATCTAACAATTGCTAAAAGGGTctgaagttgatcaaagtcaTAAGAATCTCCAATGTTAGGATCGACAAGCTCAGTTATCCTAGATTCTAATGTCATGAACATTTCGGCCCACTCTATCAAATTTTTGTTATCTTGAATTGCCCGTCTCCCTGTGATTAATTCCAGCAATACCACTCCATAACTATATACATCACTTTTCTCTGTAAGCTCTTGGGTGATGACATATTCGGGATCCATATAACCTAAATAACAAAGCAAAGTTCCCTCTACATAAtcaaagtaatgaatgatgctTGAATTTTACTCATAAGTAGACTTTTCCCCAACCTGGAGTTCCCTTGATATCAGTGTTTACCGGTTCAAAGCAAATAGAACCATCCTTTGAAGCATGTGCAAGGCCAAAATCTGCAACCTATCATATTACACGAGTTAAAAGAACAATCTGCTCTGCCAACAGATCTCATAAAGCAGTAGGGAATGTTTTAGAGTTAATTTTACCAATTCAGAAGGCAAGAACAAAAGAAAGATTTGACATTCGTCCTTGTAGTAAAATGAAACTAGGTTCACCCTTGAATTAATGTAAGTTACCTTTGCAACAAAGTTCTCATCCAATAATATATTGCTTGATTTGATGTCCCTATGGCACAGTGGAGGATCACAATAGAAATGAAGATATTCCTACAGGGAGGCAACAAGAAATAAGGCACACTGAATGttaagcagcttataaattATATCAATTGGATAGAGTGTAATAAAAATTGTACCAGAGCATTTGCAACATCAATAGCTATTTGAATTCTACTACGCCAGCTGAGGGGAGTTGTACCTGGATCTTCACATATATTTAGAGGAACAATCAAGCAAATCAACAACTACTTTAAGATGGAATAGTAGTCAAAAATGCACTGTGTTTGTCAACATTAAATAACTGACCAATTGCTGATTTTAAAGGCTAATTTTTTGTTAATAATAGAATCAGCAAATAAGAATCGAAGATTAAGAGCATACTGTGAAGCTGATCCTTTAAGCTTCCATTTGGCATATACTCATACATGAGAAACCTGCTCCATGATAAATGTTCAGTATCGAAAAGAAGATATTAATACGTGAACTAGTTAATAGGTCACCTTACATTGAAAGCCGGACAAAGACATAAGAAGGTagaaaaaacaaacaaagaaagTTGTAGGTATGATTCGCAAACCTCTCGTGCCTTTCAGTGCAAAAGCCCCGTAGAGCAACGAGATGACGATGATGCAATCGAGCAAGCAGTTCTATTTCTCTGCAAAACTCATCCTCGGCCTGCTCAGAAACCTTGTTCATTCTCTTCACTGCTACCACAGAACCATCCTTAAATTCAGCTTTGTAGACTGTGCCAAATCCTCCCTGTCCAATAGTTGTGCTGAAGTTGTTGGTTGCTTTCTTGGTCCCCTTATAGCTGTATTTCGTAAATATAGAAGCCGTACCTGCGTGCAGTTTGCATAACAATAAGTAAACAGGATAAGAATCCCAGATAATAAATGAACAGATCTTGCAGTGTCCGCTTCGATAAGGACACAATTAGTCCAAAAGAACCACAAAATTTACCTTCCTGGAATCTTTTTGGTTGCTGTGTGAAGGATTTGGAAGATATCTTATCATTTGCATCAGAATCTTCCAGCTCTTTGCTTTTCCTCCAAATCAGAACAATTAAGATGAGCAGCATGAGGACAGCCACGACTGTAACTACTATGCCAATAACTGGTACTAATGTAAGGTGGTAAGGATGGTGATTTTCCTTAACAGGGGTATTCAAGGAAAGTTGAGTGGGACTAGAAGCAATAGGAGGGCTTGGAGATACCTCTGGTGAAAGTTGTGATGGAGATGGTCCTGAAAGTGGTTAGACGTACAATGGAAGTCAGAACTTTTCATATAATTGAAAGTGCATTACATCACTAAAATGATCCatgtaaatattatttatgtgCAGAAGTACAAAAACAAACACCAACTTCCTGCCTAAGAAATTAACATTAGTAAACATACCAGAGAAAGACACAGGACCAGACAAAGGTGCAAAATGAGGATCATAACAGCAGTTTTCTCTGAGTGTGAGGTGAGAGACTAATATGACACTAGGAAGGATGTTGCTGGAAAGAATCTGAAAACGTTCAAGTCTAGGAATAGAAGATTTAAGGGTTTTACGACTAATTCAGGGCAAGTTAATGATTAAGCTATAAAAGACACTGGAATAAAGTTGTGTAGAGAAGTAATTACTTCAGGAGCTATGATAGGACAAAGAAAACAAGTAGAAGTAGGTTTCTTTTTCTGCTTTCTccgttttctttcttttgttctttATCCAATATTTTGATAGTTATAGAATAGGCTCGGCACGGAATGGTTGTGCAATTTTATGTAGCTCACACTTAGACCTGAATGGAATACCTTATATAAAGAATATGGAAAACTGAAAGCAACTCACgggaatttcaagaaaaggattCAATGTTGGTAACAAATGTTCCAATGCATAAAGCATTCGGTATAATTCCTGTAAATGTTCTATCTAGGCTTCAGTGGTAATGAATCCCAGCACTTCCCTATTAAGACGTACCTGGAGGTATCACAAGGCCTTTAACCCCAAAGAAACAGCGAGCAATATCAATAGCTGATGCATTGTCAACTTGGCTTGCAAGAGCAGCAAAAGCTGCATCTCTACAAGTACTAAATGTCATATTATTAGCTGTACCAACTAGATTGCGGAGATACAAGATGCCAACATTGAGGCATTTTCTGCATTTACTTTCCCCTGAGAGGGGGACTTGGCAGTTTTTGGTAACACTTGAAAATTGTGGAGATTGAATCATCTGATTTACAGTTGTTCGACCTTGGCAATCATAGTTGACAGGAATTTTTGTCCCAAACCCGCAGAACACTGATGCATTTCTGTTGACTCCATGGAATTGGAAAATTTCTGCTATTTTGTCTAGGCAAATCTGTGATGTGTCAGCATTAACCCCCAGGTTGCTTGTTGCATTTGCATATCGAGCAACAGAAACTGCAATCAAGGCATTAATGTAGCGGCAACATTTTCCTCTGTCTTCTTTGTTGGAGCAGATTGAAGCAGTCAGAGTATAGTTGGATCCAGTCATGTCTAAGGGGCACACTACATGTGTAGAAAATATAGATAGTCATTG
This window encodes:
- the LOC129885565 gene encoding probable receptor-like protein kinase At1g49730 isoform X5, with protein sequence MTLYGQAVFLGFFIFLEIHLLSTTAASVCPLDMTGSNYTLTASICSNKEDRGKCCRYINALIAVSVARYANATSNLGVNADTSQICLDKIAEIFQFHGVNRNASVFCGFGTKIPVNYDCQGRTTVNQMIQSPQFSSVTKNCQVPLSGESKCRKCLNVGILYLRNLVGTANNMTFSTCRDAAFAALASQVDNASAIDIARCFFGVKGLVIPPGPSPSQLSPEVSPSPPIASSPTQLSLNTPVKENHHPYHLTLVPVIGIVVTVVAVLMLLILIVLIWRKSKELEDSDANDKISSKSFTQQPKRFQEGTASIFTKYSYKGTKKATNNFSTTIGQGGFGTVYKAEFKDGSVVAVKRMNKVSEQAEDEFCREIELLARLHHRHLVALRGFCTERHERFLMYEYMPNGSLKDQLHNPGTTPLSWRSRIQIAIDVANALEYLHFYCDPPLCHRDIKSSNILLDENFVAKILALHMLQRMVLFALNR
- the LOC129885565 gene encoding probable receptor-like protein kinase At1g49730 isoform X2, whose product is MTLYGQAVFLGFFIFLEIHLLSTTAASVCPLDMTGSNYTLTASICSNKEDRGKCCRYINALIAVSVARYANATSNLGVNADTSQICLDKIAEIFQFHGVNRNASVFCGFGTKIPVNYDCQGRTTVNQMIQSPQFSSVTKNCQVPLSGESKCRKCLNVGILYLRNLVGTANNMTFSTCRDAAFAALASQVDNASAIDIARCFFGVKGLVIPPGPSPSQLSPEVSPSPPIASSPTQLSLNTPVKENHHPYHLTLVPVIGIVVTVVAVLMLLILIVLIWRKSKELEDSDANDKISSKSFTQQPKRFQEGTASIFTKYSYKGTKKATNNFSTTIGQGGFGTVYKAEFKDGSVVAVKRMNKVSEQAEDEFCREIELLARLHHRHLVALRGFCTERHERFLMYEYMPNGSLKDQLHSTTPLSWRSRIQIAIDVANALEYLHFYCDPPLCHRDIKSSNILLDENFVAKVADFGLAHASKDGSICFEPVNTDIKGTPEGTLLCYLGYMDPEYVITQELTEKSDVYSYGVVLLELITGRRAIQDNKNLIEWAEMFMTLESRITELVDPNIGDSYDFDQLQTLLAIVRWCTQREGRARPSIKQVLRLLYECADPMHSGFVESMDDEDYDEIEGRGRTSRSRLHKGEGIFHSGDGRCLASSSSTSRSYCSRSFLVETSPPQSPL
- the LOC129885565 gene encoding probable receptor-like protein kinase At1g49730 isoform X4 — encoded protein: MSLVKLILIQFMFALCPLDMTGSNYTLTASICSNKEDRGKCCRYINALIAVSVARYANATSNLGVNADTSQICLDKIAEIFQFHGVNRNASVFCGFGTKIPVNYDCQGRTTVNQMIQSPQFSSVTKNCQVPLSGESKCRKCLNVGILYLRNLVGTANNMTFSTCRDAAFAALASQVDNASAIDIARCFFGVKGLVIPPGPSPSQLSPEVSPSPPIASSPTQLSLNTPVKENHHPYHLTLVPVIGIVVTVVAVLMLLILIVLIWRKSKELEDSDANDKISSKSFTQQPKRFQEGTASIFTKYSYKGTKKATNNFSTTIGQGGFGTVYKAEFKDGSVVAVKRMNKVSEQAEDEFCREIELLARLHHRHLVALRGFCTERHERFLMYEYMPNGSLKDQLHNPGTTPLSWRSRIQIAIDVANALEYLHFYCDPPLCHRDIKSSNILLDENFVAKVADFGLAHASKDGSICFEPVNTDIKGTPEGTLLCYLGYMDPEYVITQELTEKSDVYSYGVVLLELITGRRAIQDNKNLIEWAEMFMTLESRITELVDPNIGDSYDFDQLQTLLAIVRWCTQREGRARPSIKQVLRLLYECADPMHSGFVESMDDEDYDEIEGRGRTSRSRLHKGEGIFHSGDGRCLASSSSTSRSYCSRSFLVETSPPQSPL
- the LOC129885565 gene encoding probable receptor-like protein kinase At1g49730 isoform X3 — translated: MTLYGQAVFLGFFIFLEIHLLSTTAASVCPLDMTGSNYTLTASICSNKEDRGKCCRYINALIAVSVARYANATSNLGVNADTSQICLDKIAEIFQFHGVNRNASVFCGFGTKIPVNYDCQGRTTVNQMIQSPQFSSVTKNCQVPLSGESKCRKCLNVGILYLRNLVGTANNMTFSTCRDAAFAALASQVDNASAIDIARCFFGVKGLVIPPGPSPSQLSPEVSPSPPIASSPTQLSLNTPVKENHHPYHLTLVPVIGIVVTVVAVLMLLILIVLIWRKSKELEDSDANDKISSKSFTQQPKRFQEGTASIFTKYSYKGTKKATNNFSTTIGQGGFGTVYKAEFKDGSVVAVKRMNKVSEQAEDEFCREIELLARLHHRHLVALRGFCTERHERFLMYEYMPNGSLKDQLHNPGTTPLSWRSRIQIAIDVANALEYLHFYCDPPLCHRDIKSSNILLDENFVAKVADFGLAHASKDGSICFEPVNTDIKGTPGYMDPEYVITQELTEKSDVYSYGVVLLELITGRRAIQDNKNLIEWAEMFMTLESRITELVDPNIGDSYDFDQLQTLLAIVRWCTQREGRARPSIKQVLRLLYECADPMHSGFVESMDDEDYDEIEGRGRTSRSRLHKGEGIFHSGDGRCLASSSSTSRSYCSRSFLVETSPPQSPL
- the LOC129885565 gene encoding probable receptor-like protein kinase At1g49730 isoform X1; the protein is MTLYGQAVFLGFFIFLEIHLLSTTAASVCPLDMTGSNYTLTASICSNKEDRGKCCRYINALIAVSVARYANATSNLGVNADTSQICLDKIAEIFQFHGVNRNASVFCGFGTKIPVNYDCQGRTTVNQMIQSPQFSSVTKNCQVPLSGESKCRKCLNVGILYLRNLVGTANNMTFSTCRDAAFAALASQVDNASAIDIARCFFGVKGLVIPPGPSPSQLSPEVSPSPPIASSPTQLSLNTPVKENHHPYHLTLVPVIGIVVTVVAVLMLLILIVLIWRKSKELEDSDANDKISSKSFTQQPKRFQEGTASIFTKYSYKGTKKATNNFSTTIGQGGFGTVYKAEFKDGSVVAVKRMNKVSEQAEDEFCREIELLARLHHRHLVALRGFCTERHERFLMYEYMPNGSLKDQLHNPGTTPLSWRSRIQIAIDVANALEYLHFYCDPPLCHRDIKSSNILLDENFVAKVADFGLAHASKDGSICFEPVNTDIKGTPEGTLLCYLGYMDPEYVITQELTEKSDVYSYGVVLLELITGRRAIQDNKNLIEWAEMFMTLESRITELVDPNIGDSYDFDQLQTLLAIVRWCTQREGRARPSIKQVLRLLYECADPMHSGFVESMDDEDYDEIEGRGRTSRSRLHKGEGIFHSGDGRCLASSSSTSRSYCSRSFLVETSPPQSPL